The Deltaproteobacteria bacterium DNA window TTTTGAGTCAGACATCGAACGGTTGATCGAAAAGGCCGAAAATCGGCAGATCGAGATTGAAGCGCGAATTGATGAGGCCAGGCAGGAAGGCTTCAGCAAAAAAGAAGAAGTAAAAGGGCAGGGTTTGGAGGAGGAGAAGCGCGTCCTCGACGAGGCCAATACCCGGGCTGAGGAAGCGCTGCACAAGATCAGGGAGCAGATTTCTGAGGAGATCGTTGTGGCCCGGGAGGCTCTTAAGGCTGACCTTGAGGCCTTTTCGGCCGACCTAGCCCAAAAGATCCTCGGAAGGAGCCTCTCATGAGCAGTTTTAGAATCTTCAGCCGTTACGCCCTTTTTCTAGTTCTTATCCTGACCCTGGCGCTCTGTTTTTTCGGCCCGTCTGTGAGCCGGGTTATGGCCGGAGAAGCAGGGTCTGGTGAGCAAGAGGCCGCAGCAGAAGCGCACGAGGAAGAACACGAGGGAGTGACCGCGGACAAGGTCTGGGATCTTGTATTTCGAATTATGAACTTCGTGGCGCTGGCGGCAATCCTGGTGTTTGTGCTCCGGAAACCCGCCGGTCAGTTCTTTCGCAATCGCCGTGAAGAGATAGCCAGAACCCTGTCGGACCTGGAACTCAAAAAGGCCGAAACCGAAGAACAGTATCTGAAGCTGGAGAGCAAGCTGAGTGAGCTTGATAAAGAGCGGGAAGCCGTGGTCGCTGAATACATTATGGAAGGCGAGAAGGAGAAGGAGAAGATCATTGCTACTGCTCAGGAAGTCGCTTCCCGGATCCAGCAACAGGCTCAGATTGCCATTCAGCAGGAAATCCAGAAAGTCAAAGCGGACCTCAAGCGCGAGATCGCTGAAATCGCTGCCACCCAGGCTGAGGATCTGATTAAGAATAATATTGATGAGAAAGACCAGGAACGTCTGGTGGAAGAATATCTTGAGAAGGTGGTGCCCAATTGATCAGCCAGACTGTAGCGCGACGGTATGCCAAAGCCTTGCTG harbors:
- a CDS encoding ATPase — protein: MIEINASLFIQVVNFLLMLLVLNYLLYRPIQGVLRQRREKIDGFESDIERLIEKAENRQIEIEARIDEARQEGFSKKEEVKGQGLEEEKRVLDEANTRAEEALHKIREQISEEIVVAREALKADLEAFSADLAQKILGRSLS
- a CDS encoding ATP synthase F0 subunit B, which produces MSSFRIFSRYALFLVLILTLALCFFGPSVSRVMAGEAGSGEQEAAAEAHEEEHEGVTADKVWDLVFRIMNFVALAAILVFVLRKPAGQFFRNRREEIARTLSDLELKKAETEEQYLKLESKLSELDKEREAVVAEYIMEGEKEKEKIIATAQEVASRIQQQAQIAIQQEIQKVKADLKREIAEIAATQAEDLIKNNIDEKDQERLVEEYLEKVVPN